Genomic DNA from Deltaproteobacteria bacterium:
TTTCAACGTTGCGGATATTATCTCCATCATCAGTAAATCTTTTGAACGACGGAACTATAACCTGAAAATCAATAATCTCATTCAACAAATTAAAGGCCTTCGTAACGTAGGGGATAATCAGGAGCGTGAATTCACGGCTGGTTAACGAAGTTCCCATTTTTCCTTAGAAACCTGAAACTTTGGTTTTTTTACCTTACGCTTAGCGCCTTTCTTTTTGCATCTGTTTCAGTTTCTTCCAAACCTCTTTCACCTGTCTTTTCGTTTCCTCTAAAGTTCCGGAATTGTCCACGATAAAATCGGCATAACCTTTTTTCTCCTCGATGGGCAATTGGGCGTTGAGAATATTAGTAGCCATTTCCCGGGAGATCCGGTCGCGTTTCATCAAGCGTTCGGCCTGCATCTCTTGCGGAATGTACACCAGCAGGATTTTATGGAAGAGATGCTGCAAATTGGCTTCGAGTAGGAGGGGAACGACTCCCTGGATGATGGCATTGGGATCTTTGGCCGTGAATTCTTTAACCAGCCGGGCAAATTCATGGTAAACCCTGGGGTGGATGAAGCTTTCCAGTTTTTTTCGTTTTTCCGGTTCATGGAAAACGATCTGGGATATCTTTTTTCGGTCCAGGGTCTTGTCTTCCAGCAGAACCTGTTCTCCAAAATAAGCCACGATTTCTTTCCAGGCCGGCTTATTCGGCTCCACTACTACCCGGCTGAGCAGATCGAAATCGATGATCGGAGCCCCCAGATCTTCCAGCATCCGGGCCACTGTGGTTTTGCCGCTGGCGATTCCCCCCGTCACGCCCAACAGGATGCGGTTGTCCTTTCCCCGGACTTCTTCCAATTGTTGCAGCCCGGAGTAAGACATTGGAAAAGCATAGGTTAGATCCAGTTCAGCGCCGGCATAGCTGATCGGGTACCGAACCCCCCTCTTGTACAGGGCTTCCATACCCTTTAGGGCTTTATCCATCATCCCTGCGGGGAGAGCCATGATTAATTCATCATCCTGAGCATGGCCGTAACGCCGCTCCCCATAACAGGGGATAGATAAAAAAGGTTTCCCCTTGAGGTAACATCTGGCAATGGCGTCGGAACAGGAAGATTCCCCCACGCAGTAAAATTCCATGACTTCATAATCCTCAAATTGGAGAGAGTTAATAAGGAGCATCATCTGAGCGGGATTGGCGTAGATCAAGACGAGGTCGGGGTCAAAAGGGTTGTAGGCCAGAGGAGCCATAGCGACCGCCTGGTAATGGCCAGTGGGCAGGCGGGGGATGGAACTTTCGTATTTTTGGCCGTCCTTGCGGCTCTTGGTCCAGACGATAGACCGGAAGGTTCCATCCTTAAAGACCTCTGGCAAGTCGGTGAGTCCGATGATCGAAGGGCACATGGGGGAGAGGAAATCGTTGAGGTCTGCTCCTACCGTCCAGTCAAAAGTCCTGACGAGCGTGATGAGCTGGCAGAGGGTCACTTTATGGGTCATTCTGCGCATGAAAGGGATATCGGCCAGGGCTTCTTGCTTCTCCAGAAGCTTAAAGGCAACGGGGAAAGATTTTAACCTCATCAAGAGTTCCATCCGGCGAACCAGCTTCTCCCAGTCGCGGTTTGTTTTCATCGCCCCTCCCGTTGATTAATTCCGGAGCTCCGTACGAAATCTCCCGGCCCGGAGCTCTTCGACCAGCTCTTGTTCGTTGCGGATTTCCTTCTGAAAAATGGTTACGCATCGGCCGATTTCATCGATCCGGTGCGCATCGCTCCCGGCCACGCCCAAAAGACCCAGCCGTTCGGCCACCTGGCGGGCCATTTGGTTTTCCGGGTCCGTAACCTTGCAGTTGAGGATCTCCACCCCGTCCACGTAGCGAAAAACGGACCGCTGGCAAGCCTGTTCCACATTCATTTGCAGCTGGGTGATGCCAAAGAGAAGAAACCCCCGGAAAGGATGGGCCGCAATCATTAACCCTCCCGCCCCCCTTACGGCCCGCCGAAGATCCTGGATGGTAACAACTCCCTTTACCTCCTCAGGGTAACCAAAAACCAAAATATCCCCTTGGTTGGTGGTAATCTCATTTCCCTGGAAGATCCGGATGCTTGTTTCTCTGGCCAGTTCTTCGATAGCTTGAGCATTCCACCGGT
This window encodes:
- the coaE gene encoding dephospho-CoA kinase (Dephospho-CoA kinase (CoaE) performs the final step in coenzyme A biosynthesis.), which gives rise to MKTNRDWEKLVRRMELLMRLKSFPVAFKLLEKQEALADIPFMRRMTHKVTLCQLITLVRTFDWTVGADLNDFLSPMCPSIIGLTDLPEVFKDGTFRSIVWTKSRKDGQKYESSIPRLPTGHYQAVAMAPLAYNPFDPDLVLIYANPAQMMLLINSLQFEDYEVMEFYCVGESSCSDAIARCYLKGKPFLSIPCYGERRYGHAQDDELIMALPAGMMDKALKGMEALYKRGVRYPISYAGAELDLTYAFPMSYSGLQQLEEVRGKDNRILLGVTGGIASGKTTVARMLEDLGAPIIDFDLLSRVVVEPNKPAWKEIVAYFGEQVLLEDKTLDRKKISQIVFHEPEKRKKLESFIHPRVYHEFARLVKEFTAKDPNAIIQGVVPLLLEANLQHLFHKILLVYIPQEMQAERLMKRDRISREMATNILNAQLPIEEKKGYADFIVDNSGTLEETKRQVKEVWKKLKQMQKERR
- a CDS encoding PHP domain-containing protein; the protein is MRVDLHIHTRPRSSCSAIAPVDLIREAGRLGLDAVCLTEHQNRWNAQAIEELARETSIRIFQGNEITTNQGDILVFGYPEEVKGVVTIQDLRRAVRGAGGLMIAAHPFRGFLLFGITQLQMNVEQACQRSVFRYVDGVEILNCKVTDPENQMARQVAERLGLLGVAGSDAHRIDEIGRCVTIFQKEIRNEQELVEELRAGRFRTELRN